CACGCCCATTTTCATGCGTTTTACTTAGGAGACGGGCTTAACAAGAGATAAAACAACCGTAGAAAATTGTTTTCACGGGACTCTAatagccgttcccaatatactatctacagatagataaattactaccttctactgtcagtaattagctgtcaataatctaaagctgttccaatatacccgataggtcattcttatcgccttatatggggacgcgtgaattgcaataacttctttcgctggtaagctatacatcgacccattgacagacagcgtgtacggacaaggtgagttaccgtccataagtttattgggacagaaaagtcaacgatagttacgatttttatctcaagtaagagatagattgaatattgggaacggccgtaaatcattattatttatttaatttaataagcaTATACCTATTATAGGCAAAGATAAcggttatttttaattccagGTGCCCTGTCGTTAGTCATCAATGGCAACGAAAATCAGTTACCAGTTcgatataaatacatatatagtaGGAAAGGACACAAGCAGTTGGTTCATAGGAACTTTGTTTACACGAAACATTCAACAAGTCATGGTAAAACTAGCTGGAGATGTGTTCAATACTTCTCATTGAACAGGTGTCCAGCGACTGTGGAAACTATAGACTCCATGATATATTCTGTCAATCATCAGCACAATCATGAGAACTGCTTCGATAAACTGgctaaaaataatatctatgaAATGGAAAATACTGACAATTAATAAATGGATTAACCGTAAAGCACTCGAATGTCTgtttaatagaatatttttaatatttagccATTACCAGATCCTACAGATTGGTTCGATACTCCCAATTGATTGGAGCATCTCTGGACACTTAAATTTCATTTGAACCCAAAGGAAGAACTTATATTTGAGAAATGgcttgttttttatattataatatgttgatGAAGAAAATGTCTAAAATATAGATACTTTAAACGGTTCGCCTATGTAGTGCCAATGAAACAGACTTATATAAACACcactagtgggaggcttttgcagcggctagattatgagtaccacaacggcgcctttttctgccgtgaagcagtaatgtgtaaacataactttgtttcggtcgaaagggcgccgtagctattgaaattactggacaaatgagacttaacatcttatgtctcaaggtgacgagcgcaattgtagtaccgttcagaatttttagttttatcaaaaatctttagcggcactgcattgtaatgggcatggcatatcaattaccatcagctgaacgtcctgctcgtctcgtcccttattttcattaaaaaaaaacaagtaaattAACATGTTTAAAGTTCctaatcaataattaaattaaatgtaaataatactaCTTAATTAATAGTAAGGTTTGTAAATAGTGTAatgtattacaataatttcattgATTTGCCTTTTCTAGTCACAAAAGTAACTTTGTCATAGTTCttatacttttaatatatttaaaaggaaacatgtttatatatattaataaagaataaatttcttaaagcatgttttatttttatcccaaaaaatatataatattttgatacatatttacattacatttacattttgcTAATTAAGTTACGCTTTTAATTACTTAGTTGACCCTACAGTTGTGGAAAGTAAAGCCGCTTTTCTTTTTCGTGCTCTGTGCTTTTTACTGAAGCCAatatctgaaaataaaaaataaattagtattataAATTTTCACAACATGTGGTTGCCTCGATCTTTCATGGTCTTCAACACAGGATGTATCGGTACGTATATCTTTCGATATCGATAGTACGGTATACGATCATAGTATCTTGAAAATTACAGACGGCTCCATACCCACTTTGTGCAAGTCAATCACTGTAATTCTGACTTTGATTAACACCACATCCATTCGTTTTCCGTGTATTTATACtttaagaatcaacgtaataaagtaaaatttttttttgtaaatagtttttccACCATATgccgatgtttgctgaggttgtcatcactagttttagtaccgcagactctcgctacatggccaccagcgccaaaatggcgaatatcaaacaggcacaaatgCACTTtcacagccgccagtccagtggtatacaCAGGGTTACAGGAAAAGTCGACCTAGATCCGTTAAGGGCGTGTAGTACACATCATTTCTGGATTTCACTATGGAACCCCCCATCCTAAACTTAACCGTTTTCGAGATATtcgagttttattttttttatgaaaatgcccAATTTTTCGGctattgaattgaatattttgaatttttttgactcttatgattatttttttggttttttacaTGAAGAATGAGATGCTTAATGACCTCAATGACTAAAATTGCACGTAAGTTAACTAAATAAGTCATTGTAGACGATGAAACTTAAGAaaataagtacaaattataaagaaatatttttcttttctggacatctcaaaaaaatattatggcaCTTGCTCTGCAGCTTAAAAACATCTACATTTTATCAGCTATCCAACGAGGTATAACACTCTAGGGTATTTATTAACCTCAAAGGTGAAACTTAGTTTCTAAGGCTACATGGCAGTCAGAATAAATAGCGCttatttaatctaattaatttgacTTAAGTTCAGCATCCTCATTTCAGCCTACTGGCTTCCACTACTGAACATAGGCCTCCCTCGGCTAGGTACAACCTTCATGCATCCATCGATGTCCCGCTATCCTGACCTAGGATATCATTCAGTTTTTATAGCATTTTTTTTCGTTCAGATCGTCGATCGTACAAATAATGACCGTACGCCAACTATTAGTTGAGCGTAAGTGACTAGATACTGGCTTTTGTTTGGAAAATAACGTAATCGGTGCGTTGTTAACGCTAGTTCGCATACAAAGTCACTCACGCTCAACTCATAGTTGGCGTACAGATCCTCGGTGATTGTAGTAAGCTAAATGAAACAATAAATCAgttcaaaataacatttattcacctaatgtttttgaagttcatGTTCTACGTGTCCGCCTCTATTTCGCACACATTTTCTCATTCTTTCATGTAGTCCACTTTTCACTACACCAATGGTTAATGATCTTCTTATGTCGTTAATAGCATTAATTAGGTTGGTTGGGCTCACTGTAAACGAGGCTATTCATGTGCCCCCATACATAAAAATCCATGGGGGTCAGGTCGGGACATCTGGCTGGCCAGGGTAAAGGCCCACCTTGTCCAATCCATTTGTTAGGATAGTTTCTGTCCAACCATTCCCTAACGCTTCTTTTGAAATGAGCAGGGCAGCCATCATGTTGAAAACACATGTCCCGCAGTAATTATAATGGGAGATCATCTAGTGAGTCACCTAAGTCACCTCTTAAGAAATTTTCATAAGTTTCACCATTCAGATTGTCTGGAAGAAAGTAAGGCCCAATCAAATGGTTGGACATGATGCCCATCCACACATTTACACTAAATCGTCGTTGTGACCCCTTTACTCTTTTCTTATTTGCGTTATGGTAATTAGTAATCCCGTCCTTATCGAATTTGGATTCATCTGTCCACAATATGAATTTTAGGAAATTCGGGTCCTCGATATCTGCATTGAGCATGAATCTGCAGAAGTCCATGCGCCTCGCGGGATCTCCTTCTTCAATTACATGTACCGGCGTGTAGTGGTATGGATACAGGCCTGCCGTATGAACCGTAAATCACACTTTCCACTGACTTAGGCCCAGTTCGAGGGCAACAATATTGGTCGAAGTGGTTGGGTCTCTTCTGAACCGTTGTACGATTTCGTTGTCTTGTTCCTCGTCGTCATCAATGACACGTGGTCTTCCTAAGTCCGTACGTCGTCGCGAAACAGAGCCAGTTTCACGAAGTCGTCGGTAAACTCCGTCGAAAACGCTCACATCAGGTACCCGACGGTCGGGATAGCGTCGTATGTACTCAGTCCGAGCTTGTGCGGACACGCAATTGCAGTATCCGTAGCAGATAAGCATATCCGCATATTCTTCGTTCGAGTATGTTGCCATTTTCAACAGTCCAGTATCACAAGCACAAATCAGAGTCCAGTAAACAAGCACAGTAGTCACGGTTAGAAAAATCAGTCCAGAAGCACGATAGCACAATAATTCGCATCTACCATGGACGAATCGTTGTCGTGGAcgaattgtttttttctatgaGTTTAAATACAACCCTAGGTTGTTATACCTGGTTGGATAGCTGATAAAATGTAGATGTTTTTAAGCACATCtgccataataattttttgagatatccagaaaagaaaaatattttatattttgtacttaTTTTCTTAAGTTTCGATCGTCTACAATGACTTATTTAGTTAGCTTACGTGCAATTTTAGTCATTGAGGTCATTAAGCATCTCATTCTTCAtgtaaaaaaccaaaaaaataatcataagagtcaaaaaaattcaaaatattcaattcaatagCCGAAAAATTgggcattttcataaaaaaaattaaaactcgaATATCTCGAAAACGGTTACGTTTAGGATGGGGGGTTCCATAGTGAAATCATACAGAAATGATGTGTACTACACGCCCTTAACGGATCTAGGTCGACTTTTCCTGTAACCctgtatatagtagaggtcagtgagaCTAGTTAATAAACGTGTtccaaatttgaaataaaaaaaaataattagaagtttttaagttgtaacaatatttatagttatactAGTTATAATCCAAAGTTATCAGAATGATATATAAGATTGGTATATCAgcaatatacatatgtacctagaagaaataaaaaatcatctCCAAAGATATTTCGAATCATCCCAACATATTGGCCTGATCAACAGCGACTGTGTTCAGTTCACCCGACTAAGGAGATATAGTGTGACTAGCTTGATAACACGTTTTGAATAGAACAACCAACAATCGAGGCACGTGGCCAATGGGTCACTctcaagtaaaaaataaaatcccaGCGCAAGCAGACAAGAGTGTTGTTCATTGTTGGAAATTACCAACAGATCGCTACAAGTGCAATAAAGagaaaagaacaaaaaaaaactagttataATCAAAACACTTACGAATATCAACGTCCGGTTTTTCTTTGAGACCAAAAGACTTGGCTACAAGATCCATATCCATGCTAAGTACATTGAACACGTGTTTTAATCTCTTCACTTCTAATGCCCTTATGTACCCTTCAAAGGCATCCACAGCCATTTTGTGAAATTCTGGATCTGTCATGGCTGCTTCCAACTAtattcagaaaaatatttttactacttttTTCCTTGTATCTATTTGACGTGGTTTTATAGCTTGGTTGGCATCTTTATGTGacataagtacatattttttgtagttaaaaattaagcggccttacaaatatacttggtataaagttataactgatgataaacagagaaacaacactgtcaatacaatgataattctgaagttttccaaatgacaagctgccttgcaaataaacgcgggaaacgttatacgtccgaactccgaacaaacctatcgtaagcaaaatgtctatttgtaaacattttacatattcttggtttatgcttggttataactttatgcccattttatttgtaaggccgtatgtgttttaaattgtattttaatctatgtattattatatgtttatacATCCCtgaaaatggacaaaaacaTGTGTTgcgaaaatttgaagaaaagttataaatgtttgtgtggtaaatgttactacttattgcttaaattactttgtaaatgataccacagcTGTGGAATGGACCACCACCAGGCACCATAAATTATATCAAACTGGCTCCATTCATTTTCTAGcctaatttgtaattatataatataaatagcctATGTTGACTCGACACGGTGTCTCCAGtttaatgtttttgtatttcaagttcatatgtacgtttatttgacGCTCTAAGTATATTCAATAAGGttggcaatgctcttgtgatggTTATAATGGTCGTATGGGTTGCAGTGATCACTTGCCATCAGGTGACGTGtatgtatgctcgtttgtcctcctctcccATAAAAAAGTGACGACAATAATGGTAGGGTTTGTTAGAACGGgctatacaaaaatattgatcCTTAGTACATAAACcacaacatatattttataccaaaaaatgtgcaattttgaatattttggtatgcttagggaataatttcgcacgaattgttttatttatcgaGTACGagttatattacataaaaaaattaacacttcagaaatataacagttattattacattaaaaagtttatcattcatccataataaactgtaaaaatatttcacggctcaGATttgatccctcgacctcgcggggTTTCGACTTTGCAATCACAAAGATCCAACCACAGTCACAGTCCAATGACGGAATGACATTTAGTTGAAATAGCCGCACTCTAATTAGaggtataaatctttcatccataattttaacgactgtcttacgaattttcggtCAGGCCACGAGTCCTGaggcgagtttaacattttatacccatcccaagaaaagtgctcgaCGCCGCTAACGAAGATTTCACTCCAAAAAATTAGTGTAACCAAGTGAAACCGCGGGAAAcaattataatcaataaataccTTTGGCTGCAAGTTGCTGTATTGGTTCCAGCCCTCGTACTTATCCAAATATATCATAGCTTCCTTCAAATAATCAACAAACTCAACCTCTTCGGGCCGCAGCAATAAAACAGCGCTGCCCTCCGCGCCAGATCCTCTAGCAGTTCTTCCAACTCTGTGGATGTACTCCTGCAAAATATATTTCGTgagcattttatattatacacatattttttgttattcgaGTCGAGTTCCCGTGGCAGGTCTCGCATTGCTGTCATTGGTTGTTGACTAGAATCTACACCCatgaaaatacaatttttacctTAATTTGGCCTTGTATACCAACCAGGATAGTAACAAAAATTGTAACACGAATAGCATATATCGAGCCTCTCATTATATCGTCATTAAAGcgaattgtaattttattttaaggaaaTAGGAAGTGTACCTAAAAATTGGGCAGCGATTAGCCAATTTAAATTAGccttcttttaatatattttgctaAGCATGCTAGACATAGTTTTGAAAGATAAAGGTCTACTTAGGTGCCTTTCGTTCAATATAAAGTTaggtatttaaaatttaaaaagagttactaaattttgttaatggtTCAACTTactaataaaaactttattcgCGCTATTTTCAAAAAGGTGTGAGCATTGAATTAGTGTTTTATAATGATaccgcgccgtaaaaaaagtgcGCCATAAAAATAACACGTTCGGGTCAACACGCGCTAACGCAGACGACGCTCACGCATCACTTTAGTCTGtagcaaagagtataataatatatatattattaggtcTGTAGTCCACACTTGCTAGTGCTTGACGTGTATCATGGCGCTAGACATCGATGTATCGATGATTCAAGAAATTGAAAACAGACCAGCACTGTATGATACATCTTTGGCCAAGTATCATGACAgaagtttaaaaagaaaattgtgggatgaaatgtgtaaatttatttggatatagttttagaactgaatgtttaatatgaaacagtccctttaataatctttctgaaagaataggatgtacccaaaattctctatttcttcttcttattttatatctcaagtacgaAATAATAAAGCGTCTATAAAAAATCTCTGTACTTCCATTGCGTGTTCCTTATAGTTGTGCTGACAAAATGACCGAAAATGTACGACGTGTGCGTTGAGTCTGTGTAATATCTGCCAAAGACATTTTGCGTGCAATGCAATGACTTTGTGTGCCGTTGATTCGATAGCACAACAAATGCGTCATCTGCGATAGGCCTTATACGCGGGCAAATGGCTTATTGTAAGGTTtacaatatcttaatatatatatatttcttgtgtgcgtgtgtatgtcactgaactcctaggtggattcgaaaatggtttagattcacaattgaagtaCCTTCTAAACGGCTAGActgattttaatgttttttttttgtgtattccaGTCAATTTGAGATTAggttagattctcaattccgtccatataatataattcttatgctcatgtgtatgttagtgaactcctcctaacggctggaccgatttttcaagtttaagacgtgtgtacaggacgtctgtcggttccactagtaaaataataaatttttgataaaaaaattacctacgataaatgatataataatttcactagctacatcACCCATCAATCGACACACAATAATATTtgcacatcactgcttcactaAGCCACGAAGCCACACACAAAAGTAGAAGAAACATAAAAAGTTCCTTACATTAGTATCGGATGGTGGATCGAACTGCACTATCCAATCAACAGCTGGTATATCTAATCCTCTGGCAGCCAAGTCTGTACAGAAGAGTGCAATTTTCGCGGAGTTATAGAATTGTGTCATGGTACAGGTTCGTTCATCTTGGTTCATCTTACCCTATAATGATTATCTGTGGattaataaacatacaaatgctaaaaatactagaaaattaattttgttatcttGGGGCACAGTAAGTACAAAAGGTATTTTTTACTAACATTCCACCTACTAGCATTGAAGCTGATCGAATTTTTCAGCTAATAGGTTCTAagcaatgttatttttttaaagtgataaaactctcacttctgggagacatcattcataaattatattatataataaataatatttcaaatttaatttgaaaaatttattaattttaaagctACCTGTAAGGtggtcattattttttattacgacaCGCGAATATCCACAATTACATACAAGTATTAAATTGGTCTAAACCATGATAATGATTGAATTAGAACCCTTTAGATTTGATAAAACATACACAACATGTGAAAAacgccaaaatatttatatagtaaattggaatggctaggtcagcgcagccagttaaattttgaaacaaggttCACATTCAATGTCCTGTCAGTCCCACTCCATCATTCCGCCTCTTTTAGAGGAAGTTTTAGGTACagtgccaccaagtgctggaatgatataccaccaccgtttcgcaatctgaagactgttggaactttccagaaaaaagttaaaaatctcatccttacgtctatttaaattattaagtatctgcttacaaattatgtgcataagtcctacattataagatttatcttattaataatacataatgagatcgaagttttagtttgtttctgcaaatatttctaaaattgctgttattttaatatttatgtatgtatgtatatttatgtaatattctgaacaagtagaagctaatttcaaattatcatctttaaaaataatatgatggaacctttaataaaactaaatttattttttaacattaatagttactcaatgggtcacctgggggctgctgaaaatcagcgctgtgttggtattattccaatgcagcatgacgctgagtcagttccttttgataacaatgactgctacacagtacttttaaattaagataatcactataatattaagcatacatttgtttcatttttttttttatcatttgtatatttttatgctaagtataagtttttaattattatttttttaactctaAGTCTTTcttagttgtattattctgtgtggtttgtgtttgttattaataaagttttcattcattcattcaaaagccAAGCAATATCGACATTTTTGTTGATGAACTCTCAAATATACACTATCATGATCTTTATAAAGTACCTACTTATacttcttccatgtactacaaagctgtggaatgaacttccttgcgcggtgttacgggacgatatgacatgggtacctttaaaaaaaagcgtgtacaccttccttaaaggccggcaacgctcctgtgattcctctggtgttgcaggagattgtgggcggcggtgatcacttaacaaaaggtgacccgtacactcgtttgtcctcatattccataaaaaaaaatatatactaaaatcaaagtgaaagaaaaaaaacacattctTACGTGAATACACAGTACATCCAGATTACAATATCTGGTCATAAATTCATGATGAAACACAACAGATTTACAACTCGAGAAAAATACCATGACCTTTTGCTTTTGTGACttctttaacattttatgtaacCAATGTAATCTGTATTCAGTCTCACAAACAACATAGCTGTAATAGAAATATTATCACTTTCATTATCAAAGTAAAATACTTaagttaatttgaaaaaaacaattttttttatgttacccTTGTTTAAGACCATCAACTGTCGCCTTATCATTATCCTCATTAGTATTAATTATATGTACATCTTCTTTCATAGCAGACTCTATTAGTGCTTCTGTAGTCTCTGATTTTGTTGCACTAAATAACATTGTTTGTCTGTCCtctgtaaattatataaattttattgaatagaCCCATTTTTTATGTATCTGATCTCCTAAAGGGCTTCACACACTGCAgctataatgtataataatgtaCATTAACACAAAAGGTAATATAATGAAGCTTTTCCTTCATTCCATTGGTATACGACCCGAGATAATTGAGATTTTTAAAGatgtatcaaaatataaatgtatattttcataTCACTCTGTATCTGTATGAAGATGTGAAAAAGCATATTATAGCTGCTGTGTGTGGAAAGCCTAAACCACATCACAAGTAGGTACATAAACTGTTTGAACAGgctaaatgttaaaaaaaaaagtataaccaATCAGAGTTTAAAATCTTTTAACTCATGTAGTTCTGCTTTGTTTGAACATGTAGACTTCAATCTATTTATCTCTATCACTAATcactttatcatattttttttgtctttgactatctataataaaaaaacatttaaatgtcaaaatttaaatgataaaaaatgttcCTTCACTAAAGGTAAATAGGGGAACCCTGGTCACAgtaaaagaatattattaacACAATAATAAGTATAAAGAGGTGAAAATGTGAAGGTTTTGTAACCACAATATggactaatttttttttgcatgtgTTGTGCTATATGTTGTGTCAACTTTATTTTATCTTTGATATTTTCTAAAGAATGCATTAGAAtgatacataatatgatatagATGAGGCAAATTTTATTCTACATCAAAAAATTACCATTTTTAATCAGATTTGGGTTACTTAGTTATAAATAAGAGTTTATTTACTATATAGAGAATAGCATAACAACTCACAAGAAACggaattaattagttttaaataaaagaaatgttgACTGTGTGTTCACTAAAACTGATTTGCAATTGCGATGTTTTCTATAAGATTTCAGAAGAACTGCTAATCCTTTTGTAcatcatttttatatgtatctcttagagcaggggtgctcaaacggtcaaTCGGGATCAACTGGTCGATGGCaggtgctttttgagtcgatctcgagaaaaaaatccggtatgataaactaaaatcggtaattacataccatcttatgaaaagtatgctcaggacatgcagtgtcaacatccaaagtcgctcagcttagaactttagaacgtgtttgttttgtaagaaccaataaactcgcaattttgaataataattataagttttttaagtaagagcagacctacacttaccttgactaaaaaaattgatattttgcgcaaaactaatatctatgtcattgtgacactctacctagacgacaatccttcatcacacatacttgaagctaTTAATTTTAAGCTAATATATTTTTGGGCAACTTGGttctaaaatattgttttttccagTTGTATGAAAACTTAACCTTCCCAAATTGGCAGTACCCCAGGTCACTAGTTTTTTCTCATACATTAAAACTGAGTGTGCTGTACCGCAATctactccctcaccaagttctgacctttattttgtttataggATGGTTTATTtcgcatggtcttatagcttgtttcaatagttttcagaaacattcactcaaatcatacTAATTATAAGCcaatctattgctacacatCAAATAATACACAGTGACAGAATGCTTCTGCGACCGCCACAATCAGAGGCATACCACAAGATCAAAGTTTCCCGGAATGAAAAGGTTAATTATtaggttattattatttgaaaacctTATCAAGATACATGGTTTATGAGGAGTTTGAAGTTATACAAACAGACTTTGTTTTATGCTGTATAAAGATGATGgggtaaattaaaatatttgacatgACTTACTAGGAAGTCTGGTGATAATCTGTTTTAAATCTTCCTCAAACCCATATTGATATATCTTATCAGCTTCATCTAGCACCAAACAGGAGACATTTTTATAATCAAACTCTTTGGTTCTCATGTGATCAAAAAGTCTTCCAGGAGTAGCAACAACAATGTGAACacctaaaaatataacataatttttattcttattgtaTACAAAGAAATATCTAAGTGCAAACATAATatgaagtttttatttattcgttttcaCAGCATAGTTTTTGCAGAACAACCTGCTAAGTCACCTGAAAATGTTTATTAGAGGAATATTGCTATTGCTCTCTTGTAGCTAGCTAAATTTAACATTGATGACAACCTCTTATGATACAGCCGAGCACTAGCATATACatgaaaatataagtaaattaatgtgatataaaaatattttgatcacTTACCATTGAATAAATGTTCACTTTGTTTCTTTCTGCTTTCACCACCAATAATTAATGTTGaacttatattattgtaaaaactgATAATATCTTTCAGTACTGTGTAAGTCTGAATAGCTAACTCTCTTGTAGgtgatataataatacatagagTCACTGAAACATAAACTATTTAGTTCTCAGATATAATTGGAAAAAAAAGGAATGTAAAATTCAATAGAATCACCTGGAATTTGATCATTCAAATTTCTTACAACAACCTCCACTACTGGAATTAGAAATGCTAATGTTTTTCCTGAGCCAGTTTTAGCTGTGGCTACAATATCATCACCAGATAGCGCCTTAGGTAGAACAGCAGTTTGAATATCAGTCATTTGGCTTAATCCCATCTTTTTTAAGGCCTTCAATGTTGGTTTTGATATATTAAGTTCTTTAAAGTTTGGATTTAGATTTTCATTCATTGTCAAAACGTTTTAAATTCTATCAAATTTTTGATAAAAGGATTTGGAGGTTTAGATAATGTCACAATTTACACCGGATCGTTATGTAAAAATCGGAGTATTTAAGATTAGTTAGCTTCTTGTATAAAACATTCAATAAttccaattattaaaaataacaaactccATGTGTAATTTAAAACGCAttgtttacaaaacaaaatgcgCACGCTGTCTGCTGACACGCACAGTGCCATGCCACATGTCAAATTTGACCG
The window above is part of the Leptidea sinapis chromosome 8, ilLepSina1.1, whole genome shotgun sequence genome. Proteins encoded here:
- the LOC126965790 gene encoding probable ATP-dependent RNA helicase pitchoune; the protein is MNENLNPNFKELNISKPTLKALKKMGLSQMTDIQTAVLPKALSGDDIVATAKTGSGKTLAFLIPVVEVVVRNLNDQIPVTLCIIISPTRELAIQTYTVLKDIISFYNNISSTLIIGGESRKKQSEHLFNGVHIVVATPGRLFDHMRTKEFDYKNVSCLVLDEADKIYQYGFEEDLKQIITRLPKDRQTMLFSATKSETTEALIESAMKEDVHIINTNEDNDKATVDGLKQGYVVCETEYRLHWLHKMLKKSQKQKVMVFFSSCKSVVFHHEFMTRYCNLDVLCIHGKMNQDERTCTMTQFYNSAKIALFCTDLAARGLDIPAVDWIVQFDPPSDTNEYIHRVGRTARGSGAEGSAVLLLRPEEVEFVDYLKEAMIYLDKYEGWNQYSNLQPKLEAAMTDPEFHKMAVDAFEGYIRALEVKRLKHVFNVLSMDMDLVAKSFGLKEKPDVDIHIGFSKKHRARKRKAALLSTTVGSTK